A genomic window from Salvia miltiorrhiza cultivar Shanhuang (shh) chromosome 5, IMPLAD_Smil_shh, whole genome shotgun sequence includes:
- the LOC131024411 gene encoding uncharacterized protein LOC131024411: protein MSQLVLQIEVVDLIIQEMNNRFSEASTDLLRCMACLDPTDSFSQFDINQLMRFTTWYPEDFSAGDCLCLPQQLRNFIVLVRHHPRFSTITDLGSFAQEMVKSGNHLIFQLVYRMIELTLVLPVATASVERAFSAMKLVKSDLRNRMQDEWMNDSLIVYIEKDIFSTIDNEKILQRFQSMSTRRNQLSSLSQTETTSSPSIYS from the exons ATGAGTCAACTAGTTCTTCAAATCGAG GTTGTTGATTTAATCATACAAGAGATGAATAATCGTTTTTCTGAAGCTAGCACCGATCTACTTAGATGCATGGCATGTCTTGATCCAACAGATTCTTTCTCCCAATTTGACATTAATCAACTCATGCGTTTTACTACTTGGTATCCTGAAGACTTCTCCGCAg GTGATTGTTTATGTCTGCCACAACAACTCCGTAATTTCATAGTACTTGTGCGGCATCATCCTCGCTTTTCTACGATCACTGATTTGGGAAGTTTTGCTCAAGAAATGGTTAAAAGTGgcaatcatttaatttttcaattagtTTATCGTATGATTGAGTTGACATTGGTTTTACCTGTAGCTACTGCTTCTGTTGAGAGAGCATTTTCTGCAATGAAGCTCGTCAAAAGTGATTTGCGAAATCGTATGCAGGACGAGTGGATGAATGACAGTTTGATCGTGTACATTGAAAAGGATATTTTCTCAACAATTGATAATGAGAAGATATTGCAACGTTTTCAGTCGATGAGTACACGTCGCAATCAATTgtcatcactttctcaaacagaaACAACTAGTTCACCAAGTATTTATTCTTag